The DNA sequence ctgtttcaATGCAAAAGTATAGATACTGCTTGTAGACCTGGTATATTAGATGTAGCGCATTGGGCACATGATTAACATATTAAATTCAGATTAaaaacacgtatatttgaacatgtttgaataaaaaagaatagacACGCCTTGTAAACCTGGTATTTTACATGTAGTGCATTTTATGATGAAAATCATAATATAGTGGTATATTCACATTTAAAACacgaatatttgattctgtttcaaTACAAAAGTATAGATACTGCTTGTAAACCTGGTATATTAGATGTAACATATTATATATGTTGCGCCTTGCGCACATGAAAATCATGTTAGattcagaaaaaaatacgTATATAATATCCTGTTTCAATGCAAAAGAATAGATACGCCTTGTAAACCTGGTATTTTAGATGCAGCGCATTCCATCATCCAAATCTTGATAAAGcggtatattcacattgaaaacacgtatatttgatcctgttttaaTTCAAAGTATAGATACTGCTTGTAGATATGGTATATTAGATTTAGCTTATTGTGTTCTAATGAAACACTTTAACAGAATATTGGGTTAGAGCACTTGTATTGTACTGATGGTAAAAGTACACTCCTGCGCTGAGCATGGAATCGCAGCGCTTTAAAGGGCCATTCGTAGGCCACTGTATTTAGACATGGCTTTCTACTGGAGTAGAAAGTCTGATGTGAAACATACATAATTATAATGGGTACAATCCATTACACTCCTCACCCTTTAGAAGACTGCTGCTTATTACTAAAAAGGATAGTTAAACATATGTATGTTAATGGAATGAATATGATAAAGAATTATTGATAAAAATAGGTAAGTACCTTCACCATGTTGAGTACAAATTTTATGAACGTGTATGTATGGGTATTCCCTCCACCTTTACAAGAATAAGGAATCATGTATAACAATAATTAATGCATATATAGATATTCCCTCCACATGTAAAGAATATTGTATAGGGCTGTTTGACATATTTTTTCGCATTGGATTTTATCGCGCAACGCAGCATTCGAAAGTTGATTCTGTCTGCTATTActgtattttgttattgttggaaatatgaaataatttaAAAGTTTCACTGAAAAGTTAGTGTTTCGTTTCACGTTATtcgttatatttttttttgtgttagtgTAAAACTATGTCGTGTTCCGACTATGCCATTGGATTCGTAACTAAAATAGGCCTTTCAAAAAGGGCCCTTGGTGAAGGGCTTCCAAGTGGTTTTCATAACTTTTGGTTTCGACCAAATAGATGAATATGTCTGGGGGAGAAATTTTGGGAAATATTGGGCAATAATCTAATTCGTGTTTCTACATAGAATTGGGAATTGAATGGGGACACTCactatttaacaattttaacttaTCTAAGTAACGAGTTTTCGCATCACTTACAGGTCCATTTGCATAGTTGGAACACGATATAGTTTTATgctaacacaaaaaaacaaaacgatgaaTAACGTGAAACGAAACAATAACTTTTTCAgagaaacatttaaatttattcatatttcgcacaataacaaaatacagTCAATACATGTGATAAAAAGTTTAATAGCTTGAACCTtcggtgtttttttttgttctagtAGACTGCTTTCCTCCTCGGCTTAAGGGTTTAATTGCTTTTACCTCTCTCAGTTTAGTCTGATCTTCTGTTATCTTCACAATGGCTTCGAaagtcttttgtttcattcagGATTTTGTTGAtccttattttctttatgttATACAAGACCATGTGTCTCAGTCCTCTATTCTATTCTCCATTGCTATTATACGCAACTCAAGCAAGTAATAATACGTGTCCGTGTCTCTAAacatttctttattattagaGTAACTTATAAGGTAACAGTTCGTATTTGTCATAATCATATACAAATTCCGCCTAGTATAAGGTACTAAGCTATAATGCcttaacaggttatgggcccaggtTTCACGTAATGTCTAATGCAATAGTTACAAACAGTTTTAAGGACGTGAGCCATTTACCAAAATTAAATGGCCTGAACTTCACGGAATGGAAATATGAATTTCAAAACATGATGGAACAACTCGGCCTTAAGGCCTTGCTTGAAGCACCTCCCGGTGGTGTACTAGATGCTATCCCTTTGGAGGTAAattcatgattttttttcttacgtgTGTTCACACTTTTTATACATTGATTCATAATTAGTGGATTATTTCGCAATTTGTTCAATCAAGAAACTTTAAAATCTGTACAAATTTGATAGTGATATCagcattttaaattcttgATTGTGCATACATCATAccgtactgtatatatataaccCCAAACCACTCTATTGGAGGGGTGCTCCACTAACATGTGGGGATTAGTGTAATGAAAGTTATACATCATCGTAAagattttgtttcaaatgtcTACTACGCACCCAATATGCTGGTcagcataaatacttgtgatttattattattatttttttcctttgaagtGTCATCACACTTTAACGAGAATTTTGCATCTCAATTAAAGGGTGTTCTCACACTCAGTTTATCCTCAAAAATCCAAATTCTCATTACTGTCTATTTTACTAGATAAGAGTTGATAACGCGGTTACTAATCAAGTGGACATCAACGCATGGAGAATGAGAGATATCACATGCAGAAACTAAATCTTGGCCACCACAGATCAAAGTCAGAAGATCTTTCTCTGTCCATGCGTTACCGCAAGAGAAATGTGGGTTAAATTGACCTCTCAGCATTCCGCTAGAGCAGATTACACCATTCATCAGAGATGGCAGGAACTCTACAATTTCAAGTACGATTCTGAAAAAAACGTTACATCCTACATTAACGGGATTTTGTCCATCGCCAACCAACTAAGAGAAATGAATGAGCCAGTTCCTGAGAGGCAAATTCTTAACAAAATCCTAGCCTCTCTTCCACCAAACTTTAGAATGGTGCGTTCCGCATCTACAGTCGTACCAGTCAACGAGAGAACTATCGATAATCTCACTCGGAGATTAGTGGCAGAAGAGAGTGTGATTGCATCATATGAGTCTGAATCAAAGAACGAGACGTCCAGGGCCTTCCGCGCTTATAACCATTCGTCCATCCGACGATCAAGAGGCGGTCACCAAGCTGGAAGAGGTGGATATCCCGGTCTTCGAGGAAACTTGCAAAATGCCAGGAGAGGAGCAGCTAATCGCTACAATACTGCATATCACCACGACCAAGGGGAGCgatcaaaatttcaaaatcaagaaTTTGAATGTGATCTCTGTGAGGTAGACACCCACAAAACGGCAGACTGTTGGAAACTGGCAAGAGCACGAGCGATCCTAAAGGCAGGTAAGGGAGACAACTTCCCTAACATGAAAAATCAAGACTCAGCCTTTCCAGCCTCCACATCTAAAGATCAAGACCCACCACCCTCTGATCAAGAAATGTATGAAGAACAATCCAGCACCACAAAGTCATCGCATAATCAAGACTCAGCATTCCCGGCAGCAGCATCCTTTGCTGCTAGGAGCATCTTGGATTGGTTCGCTGACTCAGGAGCAACGCAATACATGACATACCACAAGTCACTATTGAAAAACTACAGGCCGGTTTCTCCAGGATCATGGACGGTGTCAGGTATTGGTGAAAAATTACTTGATGTACATGGAGTTGGAGACGCTGAAGTAATAGTAAGCGTaaatggtgaagaaaaagtAGTGGTAATTCAGAAGATTTTATACTTGCCAAGGCTAGGCACCAACCTTTTCTCTATCGGGAATGCCACTGAAGATGGAATGGAGGCAGTGTTCATAGACAGCCAGGTCTATTTTTTCCGAAACGGTGAAGTAGAAATCACCGGTAAGCGCACCGGTAGGACCTTATATCATCTAAACATCAAGTCCCAACTTAATTCCAACGACACAGCCTACTCCGCTACCAAAGGAACACCTATAGATATATGGCACCAGAGGCTGGCCCATGTCAACACAAGAACCATCCGAAGAATGTTCTCTCATAATCTGGTCGATGGACTCGACCTGAATCAAAAGTGTGAAGTAAAGTCATCACCATGCTGGTGGTGTGCAAAAAGTAAAATGCACCGTGCCGTCTTCATAAGGATCCTTGTGTTTACTACCGTAACCAGCCTGGTGGTGAATTCACCATCGTCATTATATATGTTGACGATGGTCTTATCTGTAGCAATGTACCGGGCACGATAAATGGCATTTTGGAATACCTCAGCAGCCACTTTAGTGTCCGCTCACTCCCAGCCAACAGGTTCGTTGGATTAGACATATCAAGGGACAGAATCAACTGGAAAATAAACGTTAACCAGCCAGACTTCGTGAATAAAATCTTTCGACGATAAAACATGAGCGAAAGCAATCCAGTCAGCATCCCAAGCGATTCCAACTCGAGACTAACATCACAGGCTAGCAACTCAAATACCTTAGACGGGCCATATAGAGAAGCGGTAGGATCCCTGATGTACTTGATGGCCATGACTCGACCGGACATCTGCTTAGCAGTCAATCAAGTAGCACAATTTGTACAAAAACCAGAAGCAAGTCACTGGGAAGCTGTCAAGAGAATCTTCGCCTACCTCGTTAAAACTCCGAACCACGGCATATGTTTTGGAAAAGATGGAGGACCACAATTAAGTGGATACACAGACGCTGATTTTGCAGGAGACGTGACAACACGTATATCGACCACTGGATTTGTCTTTATGCTTCATGGAGGACCGGTTAGTTGGGCCAGCAGACGTCAGCGCTCAATAGCTCTATCGACAACAGATGCGGAATTCTTTGCCGTCTCAGAAGGTGCCAGAGAAGCGACATGGCTGAAACGTCTTCTAGAAGAAATAGGCATCGTAGTAAGCAAGGTGCCAATTCGGTTTGACAGCAAATGCGCGATCCAGTTGGTGTATAACCCGGAAAACACCAAAGAACTAAGCACATAGACGTAAAATATTTCTATGTGCgagaacaacaagaaaagggaGTTCTGGATATCTCCTACATTCGCACTGACGAACAACTCGTGGATATGTTCACTAAATCACTACCAAGACCacgttttgaaaaattgagaGACTTCATTGGTGTAACAATACCcataaaataattataataaaaatctttttttttgccaggCACTCAAAATTCTGTGTAGCGGTTTAATGCTTTTAGCAGTCAATCGATGCACTTAGAGCTAGAAGTTAATATTGAATCAGACCAGGCACCTTATCGACCGCATATTAGACAAGAAGATCCCACTcaatatttcatttatttatttgttgtatttcatcaattcattgtgtttcgtcctctctctctcctttttgtgtgtgtgattgCCAAAGTCGTTTTGTACTTATGATAAAGCTCAACCATCACTATTAGTTGTGACCAGGTGTCAAAGTGCGCTTCTCCTCAGCAACTAAAGTAAAGTTTGCGTAAACCTATACGTACATattcattcttttgtttcatacAGGATTCTGTTTATCCTTATTTTCCTTATGTTATATAAGACCGTGTCAATGTGTCTCAGTCCTCTATTCTATTCTCATCTGCTATTACACGCAACTCAAGCAAGTAATAATACGTGTCCGTGTCTCTAAACATCTCTTTATTATTAGAGTAACTTATAAGGTAACAGTTCGTATTTGTCATAGTCATATACAAATTCCGCCTAGTATAAGGTACTAAGCTATAATGCCTTAACAGTGCCATCCTCAATTATTTTCTCAGCTGAGGAATGGTCTTATTTTAAcgagtatttttttttgttttacgtcacttttctgttttatttgcTTAATCTTTTAGGAAATATCCTGATATTGCGCGTTTCTGTCGAGCTTATTCTTGTCTCGATTCGcgtattttcttgtttgtttctaCTGgttttgaaatatatttttccttCTGTTGGCATTGTGGATATTCGACCTGAAGTTCTTGCAAATACTTCTTATTTTCACCGTTCTTCACGTCGCCTTCAGTACCAATTATCAGCTGAAATCCGGTTGGCTGTTTATCTCGCTTAGGCATAATAGGCCTGATAAGACGTATTTGATGTAGTGGATCCATGACATTGTGTCCCACacgtttgattttgtttgcgtgTCGAGCATGATGTCTGAAAGGGATTCTCCGTTTGattcttgaattttctttattatttcagCCAACACATTTAGTTGTTAGGTTTGGTTACAGGTTTTAGTTTGGTTAGGCTGCGACAAAATCTCATTCATTTTGTAGGATCTCATTAAATCTTTGATAATATGTAGCTTTTTCATGCGTAGTGCTTGGTAAACACTTGTTCTGCACGAATGAATAGGTGTTCCTGTTTATGTATACAAACTTTTCATTCAAAAGCATTCTGACAACGGGTGCAATGACCAGCCGTCTTTTCCTATGGTGTAGCTTTTATTGTCTTGTCCGGTTCGAAGGCACATCTTGTCTCTTTTGCTTCTACGGTGATTAGTTCTTCTTTACATTTTTGTAGAATTAGAGTTAGCCCGTAGCTCTCTATTCTGCTACATGGTCCCATTTCGAGTCTTCTGGCTTCAAGTAACCCGCTTGTTTGAGCAATAGGAATGCCTGTATTCTTGCTGGGTTAGTGACCTTACAAAAGACTTAACTAATTTCTTCTGCCAGTACATTAATTTGATCGTTCAATTTGTCGGTCACGTATTCCTTGTGTTCGGCTTTTAAGATTTCCAGTTTTTGACCTGTTATGTTCGTGGAAATGTGAAATTTATTCGTTtggttctcttttttctctgtcTGGGATTTTTCTATCTTCTGAACTGTTGCCACAAGGTTGTGTTGCTAGCCTTTTGTTGAAAGCATCATTCcagtttgttaattattctAATTGAAGAAGTTTTACGTCtgatattgtttttttctccctttatTTTCGTTGTGAACTCCCATTCttgcgttttttcttttggtatACAAGGTTCCAGCGTTGTTTCGTGACTCGTTAAATTTCCCGCTAGGCAGTAATTATTGTGGTTTGGGTAAACTATATTCATTATGAGATAGTCGTATAGCGCGTTCTAGGTATCTTTAGTTATCCTTTATTAATGTAATAAAGTTCCGTTAGAGTTTCATTGATATAGAAATGGTTATACAGTTTTCGTATCGCTCATGTTTGTAATACTGTGAAGTCCTGTGTTCTGGTATCGGATGCAGATTCGTTAGTTCGCTGGTCTTCTGTAAAACATCAATGATATTCGGTCTGTTGCCGTATGTCATCAAccaatatttttaatttgctTTAAATTTAGATTGGCCTTAGTGGGTGATGGGTAAGAAGTCTACAGTGTGTCTGAAAGAGTTAAATTCTTCTGCTTGGATCGCCTCGgggttttctcttttcttctatttccAAAGTCCAGATGGACTTCAATTTCGATAAACGTGTCTTCCAGTCCCTGTATCCTGTAGTGTTATCTTCTGTTGCATAGTCTTcttacagtacccaccaaacgattaggtacacccccgtttttttagtgcattcttatggcgctacgtgtcttaggaaaacttaaatatatttttactggtaaggacaaattttttttcttttttcctctatcagaagagaaagggCTTTAAAAGTTATTTATACATGACaaaattgtaggagttacacccagggtgctaaagtatcgttcagatgattaggtacaccacctttctccccataaacgccatattaataccggcgttttcaaaaatataaataaaatacttaaattcatccttaaattaatttttttatgccgaacgacgcgtttttctttactcttttagaatatagtgcatgtttttgaattactttaactaaaaaaataagGTTGTATCTAGTTTGTTCATTGTATgctttgttttcctttttcttttgttttgctttctttgGTCTTCCTCTCCTTTTTGTCTATTGCCTTCGGCatttgcattttattttcgaatttcttttcttcttctgtcgTTTCCAATTTGTCTCTCTTTGTAGCTTGCGGCGTTTTTTCGTCTGGGATTTTCAATAGATCCTCCCCTTTTTCGCGTGTCGTTACAGGAGTGGGGATGGTGATCTCTCTTCCCCCTGTTTTCGTGGCGTGCTATCATTTTCTTtggtttctttgttttattcgttttgctggcttttctttcttgtgtcGTCTCATTCTTTTGTCGCCATCTTCCTAATTCTGTTTACGTGCACGACGAAACTGGTGTTGCCTGCTCCTTCCGTTCTAAGTAGTTTAAGTGTTATATTTTGTCTTTGACTACCAATGGGCCATCCCATCGCAAGTAGAATTTTCCTGTTTGtggtttcatttcttttaacaGTACTTTGTCGTTAGTTTCAAATGCGCAGTGTTTAATgtttttataataattttcCTTGTATTTGTTTTGAGCTAGGATTAAGTGTGCTCTTGCTAGATCTTGCGCTTTGTGCCATTGCTGTGAAAAAAGGTTATTTTCATCCTCAAAGCTTCGGTAGAGCTTCGACGGGGTTACATCCGTTGGTTCCAATGGGTCTCTGCCTTTTAGGAAATAAAAAGGTGTTTCTTTCGTACTTATATGTTCCGATCGATAATAGCATACTGTGCAATAATCTAACTAGAGATCCCATTTTTGTGGCTCTTCGAAGACATGGGCTGTGAGCATGCCACCAAGagttttgttaaatttttctaCTGCTCTATCTGTTTGCGTGTGATATGCAGTGGTTCTTAATAGCTTAATTCCTAATTGAGTGCATAGTTCCTTTAAAGATCCTGATTGAAAGTTTTTACCTTGATCCGATAAGATCTCCGTTAGAACTACATGCTTAATAAATTTTCTCATGACAGTATTGGCTGTCATGTCTTTCATTGCTGTTGCAATTACCAATCTTGTGGAATATCCCATGATTACCAAAATGCATTTCTTTTGGTTATCACTTTCTGGCAATGGACCCATAATGTCCATAGCGACTCTTTTCCAAATTAAGTCGCTTACTGGAATCATTTTTAGTAGTGCCTTGCAGCTACCGTGCGTTTTTCGTTTTGCGCAAATTAGACCATTGGTATTGTATGTCCTTATATATCTAGTCATTTTGGGTAAATAGgatcttgtttttatttgagaCGTCGTCTTTGCCATTCCTAGATGACCTTTAAGTTTATGGCCGTGGTAGCGTAGTATGATTTCTTCTTGAAACTTTACCGGGACTACGGTAAGTCCCTTTTGCCGTGATCAACAGGTTTTGGTTTGAATTTTTGAAGTCATCCTCTTCTTCAATTTAGCATgtagtgtttttgttgtgttcgGTGGCTTTCAACTCTATTAGGCCTAGCACTGTTTTACAGAAGGTATCTTCCTTTTCTGCTTGCTCCTAATCGTCTAAAAAAAACGCTCTAGTGTTTATCAGGTCTATTTCCCCTGCTAAGGCAGTCGGCATTTCGATTGTCTTTTCCGGGTCCATAGCAGATTTTTGCGTCGAAAAATTGTAAGAGCATCGTTCACCGTGCTATTGggttcttttttgaaaatgaatgcTCCAGGGGACATCACGGTGGTCTGTCACCTTAGTGAATTTTTTTCCGTAGAGATAATGGTAAAAAGTTTAAATAGCGTGGATTATTGCATATGCTCAGTGATGCGAACGTCATTTAGTGACTTACGTCAAATTTTGACGTAACGTCGTACGTTACGTCTTTTTTGACGTTTACGTTGACTTGACGtatctgtatttttttttttttacgtatacGTTTGACTCATACAATTTTTTCCTGCCTTTTCAAACacgcaattttttatttggcaaCTATGTTGTCCGAGGCTGAAAATTCGTCTGTAGACTTCAGTACTCATCAACACTGTCTATAGTGTGTTGTTTTACTACTCTACAtccttttttcaaaactaattgCATTGAAgactcaaagaaaaaagaacacgtCGTCACCAAGATGAAGCTGTTGTTAAGTGATGATGAGTCACCACTCTCTGAAAAAAGTGCCAGTTCCACCGAAGACTTTTTAAGCttcgcaataaaaaaataaaacaattaaacCAAATGAGGTAGATTATTTTTTAGCTGATAAAGATGTGAGCATGGAGATGCTTAATAGGTATCCccaaattaaaaatatttttattaaatacaaTACTGCCATACAAAATAGTGCTCCTGTGGAGCGTCTTTTCAGTCAAGCTGCTTCAATTCATACTGTTCAACGGAACAAACTGTCTGataattttcttgaaattttgattcttttaaaaatttcccttGGTGTATAGTTATGGGTATTTCGCTCGGTGCATAGTAAATCTGTTGTCAATAAAAGTTTTGatgtacagtgccggtccagttatagaaccggcctgtgcgcggttctataactgaacggttctataaccaagcatccgatcttagtgccacctatcgttggttctttcatccctcaaactttgacggtcttagaatgtaagggcacatagcagagtggtaatgctgttcgccATGGATCTatagtcccgtgttcgaaccgctgctatgactaacttaaaaagatttttaatatatgtgtaatatagtctatggctatgaatggtgagatactagtgtatcttcattggtgggggaccatccacagaggaagtggtttgatgaactagaagaactgttgtcataccagaaggaaaaagaaattagagttggtagaaggactggaatggaacaaggtgctagaagataagaatgaata is a window from the Daphnia magna isolate NIES unplaced genomic scaffold, ASM2063170v1.1 Dm_contigs213, whole genome shotgun sequence genome containing:
- the LOC123467651 gene encoding uncharacterized protein LOC123467651, which produces MWVKLTSQHSARADYTIHQRWQELYNFKYDSEKNVTSYINGILSIANQLREMNEPVPERQILNKILASLPPNFRMVRSASTVVPVNERTIDNLTRRLVAEESVIASYESESKNETSRAFRAYNHSSIRRSRGGHQAGRGGYPGLRGNLQNARRGAANRYNTAYHHDQGERSKFQNQEFECDLCEVDTHKTADCWKLARARAILKAGKGDNFPNMKNQDSAFPASTSKDQDPPPSDQEMYEEQSSTTKSSHNQDSAFPAAASFAARSILDWFADSGATQYMTYHKSLLKNYRPVSPGSWTVSGIGEKLLDVHGVGDAEVIVSVNGEEKVVVIQKILYLPRLGTNLFSIGNATEDGMEAVFIDSQVYFFRNGEVEITGKRTGRTLYHLNIKSQLNSNDTAYSATKGTPIDIWHQRLAHVNTRTIRRMFSHNLVDGLDLNQKCEVKSSPCWWCAKSKMHRAVFIRILVFTTVTSLVVNSPSSLYMLTMVLSVAMYRAR
- the LOC123467652 gene encoding secreted RxLR effector protein 161-like — translated: MSESNPVSIPSDSNSRLTSQASNSNTLDGPYREAVGSLMYLMAMTRPDICLAVNQVAQFVQKPEASHWEAVKRIFAYLVKTPNHGICFGKDGGPQLSGYTDADFAGDVTTRISTTGFVFMLHGGPVSWASRRQRSIALSTTDAEFFAVSEGAREATWLKRLLEEIGIVVSKVPIRFDSKCAIQLVYNPENTKELST